Below is a genomic region from Corallococcus silvisoli.
GCCACCTACACCACGGACGTGGCGCAGTTCATGCTCCAGATTGACGCGGTGCCCGCCGGCGTGACGCTGAAGGACGCGGAGGCCACCCTGTTCGTGCCGGGCACGCGGCAGCAGCTGTCGCTGACCATGGGCCAGATGAAGTGGCCCTTCGGCTACGAGGGCCCCCAGTCCTCCAGCGACCGCGAGTTCCCCGAGCGCAGCCGCGTGGTGCGCAACCTGCTCCCCAGCGAGCGCGACCGCGGCGCGAAGGTGAACGGCCGCTACAAGTTCCTGCGGCTCGCGGTGGGCCTCTTCGACGGCAACGGCACGGACAGCGGCACCACCCAGGACAACGACAAGGAGAAGGACGTCGTTGGCCACCTGGGCTTCGACCTGAAGTGGATCGCCGGAGGCATCTCCGGCTGGTACGGCCACACGCTGGGCCGGCTGCCCACGGACACCTTCCGCCACGCCTACCAGCGCAGCCGCGTGGGCGCGGACCTCCAGGCCTACTTCGACGTGGTGCCCCTGGGCGGCACGTCCCTCAAGGGCGAGTTCATCGCGGGCCGCACCTACGGGGCCGCCAACAACGCCACCCACCTGGATGTGCCCGCGCACGGCTGGTACCTGCTGCTGGTGCAGAACATCGGCCTCAACGACGCGGTGGGCGTGCGCTACGACAGCTTCGACCCGCACAACGGACAGCGGGACCTGGCGGCGGGCGAGGCCCCCGGCGCCGACAACACCATCAACACCGTGGGCGTCGTCGTGCAGCACCACTTCGGGGAGAACCTGAAGATGTCCGCCACCTACGAAATCCCGACGACGCACGTGGTGGCCCAGGCATTGGACCCCCACGACAACCTGTTCACCCTGCAGATGCAGGCCCGTTTCTAGAGGAGTCACCTCATGAAGAAGACACTGCTTTCCAGCTTCGTCGCCTTCGGCCTCGCCGTCCTCCCGCTCTCCGCCCAGGCAGGCACGGTGACGGTGAAGGGTTCGGACACCATGGTCATCCTCGCCCAGCGCTGGGCGGAGGCGTTCATGAAGAAGAACCCGTCCATGAAGATTCAAGTGACGGGCGGCGGCTCCGGCACGGGCCTGGCGGCCCTGCAGAACGGCACCACCGACATCGCGATGTCCAGCCGTGAAATCAAGGAGGCGGAGGAGGAGAAGCTCCGCGCCCGCTACAACACCCCGCCCACCGGCGTGGCCGTGGCGAAGGACGGCGTCACCTTCTACGTCAACGAGTCCAACAAGGTGGACGCGCTCACGGTGGAGCAGCTCAAG
It encodes:
- a CDS encoding porin, which produces MRTLLVALSLLSSSAAMAQAATPQEALPSPRAAAPGEAVEPSTTDVAQPSAPLPPRANAPTVPEASPSIDERLTADEHRVEALEEQNTETKNDLSALKKLRFSGYIQARYQYQEPLDDTGAGGFSRFGVRRGRLKATYTTDVAQFMLQIDAVPAGVTLKDAEATLFVPGTRQQLSLTMGQMKWPFGYEGPQSSSDREFPERSRVVRNLLPSERDRGAKVNGRYKFLRLAVGLFDGNGTDSGTTQDNDKEKDVVGHLGFDLKWIAGGISGWYGHTLGRLPTDTFRHAYQRSRVGADLQAYFDVVPLGGTSLKGEFIAGRTYGAANNATHLDVPAHGWYLLLVQNIGLNDAVGVRYDSFDPHNGQRDLAAGEAPGADNTINTVGVVVQHHFGENLKMSATYEIPTTHVVAQALDPHDNLFTLQMQARF